The Clarias gariepinus isolate MV-2021 ecotype Netherlands chromosome 3, CGAR_prim_01v2, whole genome shotgun sequence DNA window AACTTTGAGTAGTCTTCTTAACTAAAAGTTCCTTCCTTGACATTACAGTGTGGGCACTCGAGCACATTTGTAGGGGAGCAGCTcattggttaaggcattggactaggATTAGAAGGTCCCAAGTTTCCCAAGTCCCAAACCTTATCACCACCAAGTTTAAACTtctgggtccttgagcaaggcccttaaccctcaactgctcagatgtataattaaataaaatgtatttcttcgCTCTGGATGAGGGTGAATGCTGtattggatatgtaaatgtgtaCAATTCTCCTTCttcacttttacattttagtttacTATTGTCTTTTGATCACTTACTGTACTATAAGACTTGGTTAAATCTTTAATCCTGACTAAACGAACCATTGTTTTGAAAAGAGATAATCGCTCATGTTACTAACATTAACTGGCTAGCTTTTAGCTAACGCTACTTGCTGTGCTGTAATTTCAGGCAAAAATATTGCATGAACGTTTAAAAGTCTCTAAAGCAGAAATAGCCACTCTGTTTGTAACTGTTAAAACACATGTACAAAAGCTTTTCATTAGCTTTACGTGCTCtcacagagacacttcactgAGGCGTCTTTGTTTTATACATTGAACAGGCCCATGTGGGAAATGCAATTATTACAACTTGTAAATTACCAATTACGAGGCACAATTTAAAGCAGCGTTAATTCGGAATTCGGGGTGGAAAGTTTTCTTTAAAGTAGTCAGAAAAGCTTTTAAAGTAACACTTTAAGTGTCTTCTTTAAGTTCTTGGTTAACTTATCTTTTTAAACGATGCTTATCTATGAACAAGCTTATACTTTATGTTTTTAGGGCCAAATCTGTGAAAACCCTGATTGTGGTATCAAGCTGCATTATCACTGCGTGGCCCGGTATTTTAAAGGACGCATTGATCCACATTGTCCTAACTGCAGCGACTTCTGGGCTCATGAAATACCGGGTAAGATCCGTGacatgattttttccccctcttttttttctacttcatCTGCTTAAATCCGGTGATAAAGAGACGTGTACTTGTTTCTTTTACTATTCAGAAATCCAGACGGACTCACAAAACCAGTCTTCATCAGCGAGAGAGGCGTCTACTCCTGCACCCTCTACGTCGGGCACACGCCGCTCCAGGAGGTCATGAGATCGACTCGCTGCCTCCTGATATCAGTTGGAAATGTAATGTAGTTTATTTGATTGTAATTATGTTTGGTTTTTAAGTAAAGGATACGACAGTACAGTTATGTTCTTtttaagaggaaaaagaaaatgtgctgttttttgcACAATGTCTGCAaggttaaatatacagtatttcaagtATTTAAAACAGGACAATATTgggttatatatataatttttttttgtaatatgtaTTTGAAGCGTGTATATTGCTTAAAGcatttcaaattaaaacattttcaaaaacagATCATTTTGTTGGATACTGTTGTAACCTCACTGAAGGAAACATGAAGGAATGAGGAGGGATTATACTGCCTGTAGGGGGAGTACATTTTAACATACCtgcttaaagaaataaacaaaccagttttttttatttgatcctGGACTCTTGTGATCTCAAGATTGAAATCAGTCATATGGAGGTTGTCAGGAAATTCATCAGAGTTTGACATTTGTCAGTATTTGTTGCAAGAGAAATTGTTCCTCTGATGTAATGTCTGAGATGTAAAAGTCTGAGAAGTCTTTTTTCATTTGTGTACACAGAACGTCAAACACCAGTCTGTGGTTTCAACACCGTTAGAAGGAGACGATTGTctaaaatgtctttgtatgctgtatcATTATcatttcctttcactggaactagAAGAGCCAAACCTGTTCCTGCATGACTATGCCTTTGTACACAAAGCAAGCTCTACAAAGATAAGGTTTGTTAAGGTTGGAATAAAAACTCGACTATCATGCTCAGAGCCCTGCTTTGCActtaaccccactgaacacctttgcaATGAAGTGGAATTGGAGCCTCCTTGACATCCTGACATCAGTACCTCATCTTGctaatgctcttgtagctgAATAAGCACAAATCCTTACAGACAAGCTCCTACATCTGGTGGAAAGCCCTCCCAGAGGAGTGAAGCCTTTCATAACAGCAAAGTAGAGCTAAATCGTAAATATGTTCGGATGGTGTACACTGGTCAAAATTTTTGGGCACAAAAACACAATCTATTAATTACAGGAAACATCATTCAATAAAACACACTGCAGTCTAAAGACTCAAACTGATAAGCAGACTTACTGAATGTTTTTGTAACAACTTGGTTGGAAAAAGTAAcatttggaaacaaaaaaatttgtggCTGACCCAATGCTGCAAAAATCACAAACACCTAAACAAATTTAGCATAAAACAGACTTTAATGAAAGACTATAGGTAATATATTTATGaactaaatgttttataattgatctcgtattttataaattaagtgTTTGAGATTTTTCTAACATTACACTTAGAAGAGCTTTGAACACTATTTTATAATACTTTAAAACTTGTCAAGTAGTTACTCATTTAAATGCCTGGAAAATATTTCAGAAAATTTTAACATTGCCGAGATgactaaatgtatatatattatttaattcttaACACTGCTTGTCCTGTACAGGAGACaagcaggaagcctggagcaaaTTCCAGGACACTTCATGCATGAGGcgggtaaaccctggacagggctCCAGttccacacatgcacacaattagggaatgccaattagcctgtATGTATTtgaattgtgggaggaaacccacttgGCATGGGAGgaccatgcaaactctatgcacacagacctgagttAGGAATCAATCCCtcaaacctggaggtgcgaggccacagtgctaaccactacgccaccatgtcTCTAAATGTCTATGGAGGGCTGATATCATGACCACCAAAAGCTAACTGAGAAGCTTAGCTCTAACGAGCGCACATAATGCCAGTGCTGCTTGGGAATGAACAGGACTTCGCCAGGCTCAAGCACACACTCCTGATAGGAGGCCTTGAGGAAGTCTGGGAACTGGACCACATCTGGATTTTCAACGTCCACCTGGATAGGGTAAATCatgcatcatcattattatcaccATCATAAAGATATTAAAAGGTTTAGAGGCAGTGTACAGTACCTGACTGGTGTTGTGCAAAAGCTCTGACTGATATGGATAGACATTATCCGTTTCTTCAGGACTATACAGACGAATGTATTTTCTTCCAACCACCTGATATTTACCCGGGAAAGAAATACAGGAGTGAGCTTGCAAAGCAAAGCATGTTTACAGACAATTAGAACAAAGTGTCCACTAACCTGAGCCAGAAAGTTTAGCTCGGGATCCTGATGCAGAGGAGAGATGGTTCCCCCTGGCCCAAACCAAGCATTAATCGTGATGTTGTCTTCATCTCCCTCTCCAAGGCAACAGTAGTCAGGGATACGGATGTCTTCTTTCAGCTCTGGCACCTGGAAGaataaatattacttttagGTTGTTTTTATGCAAAGACTGCCTAAAATCTTGAATCCAAGACATCATCAGACACCGGGGTTCCTCCCTGGTGATGATCTGCCAGGTCGTTACTGAGGCCGTCTTCCCTTCCTGCTTGTTCTTCAGCAAGTGACATGTAGATCAGATAGATTCAGCTTAGGTCATTGACTTGGTCATAGCGAAACATTCCTCTTTTTTGCTTTGGGTTGCTTTCCAAGTATGCTTTAGGTCAATGTCCCATCTGCACTGGGAAACCCCACCCAGtgaatttaaacacatttggCTTAATGTGGGCAGATAGTGGTGCTCTATAAATCCCCTTCAACCCAAATCttaacttcctgtttttgaGGCTTACCAATTATTTACATCTTGTAGTAAACCCTCTGTATTGACTCAGGTGAAGGCTTTTCTTGGTTGCTGACTTCCACACAGATACGCACCACCTTCTGCAGCGTTCATCAttttttgtggtgtttttttttcctgttatgCACCACAGTTATTTTCTGTGTTCCAGACTTTTTAAGTGTCCCTGATCTCACCAGGGTgttctttcttttaaacactGTATTTGATTTAGTCACGACCTACCTCTCTTTCACAATCTCTCTGATGggtttgtttttcaatttttttttttccagacaaaTGATGGTATGCTTCACTGGCAGAGTTAATAGCACTCATTCAGTTTCCATGCAAATGAAAGACTTTAAAGCAACTGTGGACCTTTTAAACTTACTTATTTGTACAGCAAGTGAAATAACTGTCTAATTACTTTTGGTCCCTTAAAGGGAACAGGGAAAAGGGAGCACACAGTAAAATGTACACTTTACAGATTACCCAATTTGGATATAATTATCTTTAAATTGAAGCTAAAAATGTGCAATTTATAAGCATATTATATAAACActcatcagccataacactatgaccacctgcctaatattgtgtaggtccctgcttttgccaccataacagtgatgcactgtgtttcTATTACAAACAGTATTAACCTTTCCCTCAGTTTGATTTACACCAGCACTTCTATTGGATCGACTACATGGGCCAgtcttcactccccatgtgcatcagtgagccttagCCACCCATGACCGTGTTGCCAGTTCTCCGGTTTTCCTTGCTATGATCACTTTTGGTAGattctgaccactgcagaccaggaacatctcacaagagctgcagttttggaattggtctgacccagtcctctagccatcacaatttgtccCATGTCAAAGTCACTTCTTATATTTgcctatttttttctctttccaacGCAGTAACTTTACGGGAAAAAAGTTTCACTTGCTgcttaatatatcccacccactaaAAAAAGTATCTACTGTGAGAAGGGCAAGATTCTACTGGGACAGGCCACTAAACCAGACTTAGAGACCATTTAAAAGCTCAGGAAACCTTTTtaggtgttttgagttaattagctgattagagtgcgACAGCATGAGTCTCCAATATTGAAATTTtgtttacaatatttaaatattctgaGATATAAtcagtgtgcttgtatatcaaaacactcataaatcaaagtgaatgttcccataagaaataatggagacTCTggtgattcgttccacaacccccaaaaatatgcacattaaaataattaataaaaaaaaaaaaaaaaaaaaaaattatctgcactttacctttgaaaagaatcccaAAAGAGCATTGATTTTCTAACAGAAACAGTGCTCTGTCAGGAAACGTTAaaaaggaacctctctaataacacttgcttttgctttacatgcacacacatagtCATAATAGTATAGTGAACAGTACACATGCGCTCGGATGTTGACTATGTTGGATGTTGGCTAATTTGTGATCACCTGACGCATGGCAGATGAAGCGCATGCATAATCCTCGTTTGATCTCGCTTAAAATCCAAGGTTTGACtgtactgaattttgggttttaatTAGCTgcaagccataatcatcaaaattaaggGTAATAAACACTActaatatatcagtctgtgtgtaatgaatataatgagttttacttttttaattgaattactgaaataaatcaacttctgatgatattctaatttactgAGATGCACCTGTAGATCTCTATATCTACCTCTCTTTGtacaatatacatatataaactgCAATATACTATGGTAGATAGCTAAAATAATTACATCATTGTCAATGAGCAAATATTTATGAACCTGACTGTACATAATATACATAACTCCCGagattttatacacatttaaataaacactaacttatttaaataaacactaacttatttaaataaacattgacttatttaaataaacaatgacaTCAAGTACATGATTGTGATGAGCCAGATCATTACAACAGAAAATCACCTGATCAAAAAGCTGATGCTGTGCCAAGTATCCTGTAGCAGCCTCcccctgtaaacacacacacacacacaagagctTTGTATTTAGCTATGGCTAGTTATAATCATAGCATGTATACTGTTATGATCGTACTTGTCTGATAATGTAGCGGTCAATGAACTCGTTGACTGTGAGGAGCTTCTGTGACCAGTCCTCATCAGTGTACCTGGATCCCAGCTCGACAGGGACAGTCCGACAGCCTGCTACCGCTCGCAGGTACTCTACACttgtgcacaaacgaaaacaaaacaggtaaaaagacagttgtactataacaaaaaaaaaaaacgtgtactATATAGAGTCAGAGAGAAGAGCTGAACTGCcctgatttaattaaaattcaatttgTCTCATGAACAAATATACTCACATTCACATCATATCTTTAAagacatagttttttttttttcttttagtctgtcttaaatcaaaattgaggtgtatatacagaggtcagcctttctgtaatagttattgcaagaacagtattgtcaagtgcatttgcaaaatccgtcaagcaccataatgaaactggctctcatgaaggccatcccaggagggcgagaccaaaacctacctctgccacagatgAGAAGTTccttatgaagtctttacagagcataagtagcagacacatctcaccattaactgttcaaaggagattgatgcatttttggatgccttcagcattcatttacaatgtaaaaagaaataaaaatcaggaacaatcatggagttagaaagtgatcccaaacttttgagcggtagtatATATGTACATTACATTACGTGTTAGCTGTTATAAATTTTACACAATGTAGGTAATTGGGGTCAAATTCCATAACCATTGTTCCATGCATAAATGCGTTCTAAAATTACTAGCTAAGCAAATTGAGTTGATATGTTTCAAAGTTAAGtttatttagtaaaaatttACTCTTTTCTATCCCCTGGAAATGGCCATATGGCTCCAgtgtaccttgatggtatccaagcactaatgaaatgcTGACATGAAACTAGCTAAAGTTCCTGCCTTCAATGGGGAAAAAAGCttataaaaatagttaaagctaaaataaactGATTAGCTTTAATGTCATCAGTGATGATATAATTTCAGGTTGAACCCCActtacatgtctgtctgtctttctctacgGTAGAACTTTGTGTCTAACTTatcaaaacaaagaaatctcattctgtaaggttgattACCTTGCGTACGCATTGTTTATAtaaagttgtacttctttcgtcgtcagccaaatacactccctgttcggtaatcagagtgagaaattaaaaaagtataCTGGATAAAGATTAGggtttgtcttaaaacgactctaGCGTGTTAAAATTGACTTACACCATTTCATTGCTGGAAATATTAACTGatccaaataaaaatattcaggttagcttttctaattaatatctaacTAGTGCAggggtttgtttacattgagacagtagcgtattagtagattattttaaagtagattattaaatctgttcataacatcacttttactcaacattttgatttaaattatgGAGCTGgataaacttcaggcagagatccaAGTACTGCAATAATTGTATAGAATTCTgtcttaacattttttattgcgTGATGCTCTGACAAAGTCTCTGGatggacatacagacagaaattttttcgcagactggtttcgggtcgtTTAATGTATGAAACGGAAAGAGATGAGtcctgaccaatgtacagatacagcctctcttttatttataaagacaGATGAAGGGAGTTTTCTCATAAAGAGAAACTTCCTTGTTTGAGGTGAACAACTCTTATATTTACACCTACACAATTTAGTTGCACCAGTACCTCCATGCGTGCTCCCTCAAGGCAGGCCAGTGGTCGATGATTCCCTCTAGTATAACTGGCATTTTAGGCACCAGAAATTCTGATCGGAAACTTTCCAGAGCCGGGCATCTGACTCTCTGTACTGACAGTCTAGGGTTGACGATGGGCTTCGGGATAACCTCTTTCCTAAGTTTCTAAATGACAGAGAAAACCAGATGTGAGCATGCAGCTTTTTAACTTGAGGTCTGCCCACTGATGTAAACGTGACACCAATGAAGGTGAATCTAGCATAGAAAAATCACCTTTAGACATGGCTCAGGTTCGCTCTCATCTTGGCTATCAATCCTTACTTTGTTTTTCAGAACCACTATCAGTCTCTGCAGGATGTTATCCATGACAGAAGCACCCATTAACAACCCCATGTCACACGTCCTTATGGCATCCTGGACCCTGAGTTGTGATGTTTCCCCATGACACATTCCTACAGCTTTAAACAAGCACCCGTAGGAGTAAACACGTCTCCACTCCTTGTCCACATCTCGCCATGTGCCTGTGTTGAGCTTCTCCCAGGAGTAATCAATAATAACCTGGGCTTTTTCAATACAAGTAGAGATTGATGAGCTGTACAGGTCCTTCCTGGTGAGCTCTAACAAAGCCAGAACACTTGGTTCAACTAGTTCACTGAACACAAGTGGGAACTCAGCCTCAGCTGCAGGCAGCAATGCCATCACGTCTCTCCACACGTCTCCCATGACTCCTGCTACACGTTAAAGACGGGGGTGTCTCTCCATGAATAGGCGTTTTGATCGTGTACGACACACACTACGCACTTTTTACGAGCAAAAAACGAATTAAAACACAGCGCCCACTAAAGCGTtcaaaaaatggatttttatcTCGCTTTCAAATCATAACgacattaataaaaacatttcattcgtctaaaaaagttacaaataaTACTTTGCGATACATGTTTCTGATTCGACTTCCTGTGCTTCATTAAACACGGTCCGTGTAGAAACCTCGCCGGTCCACACAGCGTTCCTACCGCAATTTTCCTCAGAAATGATCAATCaaacaagatttatttatttttcttttctgcttaGAGATATTAAAGCATGTATTGCTGTATGTAGCCATGACTTCCTAGTTAAAGTGATATTTATTGCCAGTCTACCAGCCTACTGGAGGAGAAAGTTCCCTCTCGCATGGTCGTTTGCTTTCTAGTTGACCTGTGAATCCAAATTAAGGGCTTCCTGTGGTATCAGGGTGGGAAAAACTCATGCGTTGAAATAAATACCAACTGATATGTATACGTTAATCAGATTTATAGAAAGTCCCGTTGAGGCCTAATAATTAAAGTATACTATTTGCAAGAATCCTTGCCTGTcatatgcatacagtattatGGCAgcatagtgattagcactgtggccttacacctccaggttccatgtttgattcccacctcggggtctgtttGCAAGGACATTGCATGTTCTCCGGTTGGTGGGTTCcttctgggttctccggtttcctcccactgtccaaaaacGTGCagtttaggttaattggcatttccaaattgcctgtagtgtgtgaataaggtgagtgaatgttgactggaggtcctactacagttgtaaaaatggaaataaattccATGGTAACCACCGTAGGCCTAGTTGCACTGGAGTTTCCTAGATGGAGATTGAGATGGAGAAATATGCATATTAAACGAGGTGCATTTGCTTTTGTCTGACCCCTGGGGATGAATTTTCGATGCACAATGCTGCAAATGTTGTAAAAGACGATGAGCATGCACTTGATTGAGCTGCAGCCCTGTCTTGCCTTTTTAGGTTGTGGCAAAATATGTGTGCACAGATTACTAAACCGAGTACAGGGATTACCAAATCAGGCACACAGATTACTAGACTAAGCATATGGCTTGACAAACCGGATCTGTGCTCAGTTTAATAATCTGTGCGCTTGGTTTAGTAATCTGTGCACTTGGTTTAGTAATATGTCTCCTTGGTTTGACAAACCAAGTGCACTCAGTTAAGAAAAATCCTGCACATGGGTTGTAACCTAAATTTATAGATTTTATAACACTACCCATTAGTGGGTAAACAAAATCATCATTTAGCTCATTTAAGGTCTTTCTGATATCTTGTCGCCTTTCAGAGAAATTTTTTACAGTTCTTGAAGTGTGGATGCCACTCAAAAAACTTCAAATGACTCACTGCAGAATCACCATAAACTAACTGAGTCATGTCAAatgtctctgtggcagatttgccaaGTTTCAGCAGAATTTCATGTTCGCTCTTTGTTCAAatttgctgtccatgatgaaat harbors:
- the kdm8 gene encoding lysine-specific demethylase 8 — its product is MGDVWRDVMALLPAAEAEFPLVFSELVEPSVLALLELTRKDLYSSSISTCIEKAQVIIDYSWEKLNTGTWRDVDKEWRRVYSYGCLFKAVGMCHGETSQLRVQDAIRTCDMGLLMGASVMDNILQRLIVVLKNKVRIDSQDESEPEPCLKKLRKEVIPKPIVNPRLSVQRVRCPALESFRSEFLVPKMPVILEGIIDHWPALREHAWSVEYLRAVAGCRTVPVELGSRYTDEDWSQKLLTVNEFIDRYIIRQGEAATGYLAQHQLFDQVPELKEDIRIPDYCCLGEGDEDNITINAWFGPGGTISPLHQDPELNFLAQVVGRKYIRLYSPEETDNVYPYQSELLHNTSQVDVENPDVVQFPDFLKASYQECVLEPGEVLFIPKQHWHYVRSLELSFSVSFWWS